The genomic region GAACAGGATGCTCGAGCGGGCGCCGTCGATGAGGTCGATCAGTTGCCGGCTGATGCCGCGCGGATGTCCCTTGCGCCCGCACGGATCGAAGACGAACCGCAGGCACTCCGTCTGGCGCGTGCCGGCGGCCGACCAATCGGTTTCCGTCTCGCCGAGAATCGGCTGGCAGCCGACGGCAACGTCGCTAGCCGCCTCGAGCCAAAGTCGGGCCGCCTCCTGCGGCGAGAGCGGGCCGGTGACCTGGCGGACGCCGACTTTGGTCAAATCGAGCGAGCTGCGCTCGCGTCGCCGGTGCGGCTGGCGACCGAGATCGGGCGGCGCAACTTCGGCGCAGGTCCACAGGCATTCGAAGTACCTTTGCACCTGCCGGGCCGTCGGGCCGCGCAGATAGGCGTCGCGATCGACGAAGTTGATCTCGGCCAAGCCGAAATGCGGTTCGCGAATATTGCGGCTGCCGACGATCAGATGCTTGCCGTCGACGACCAGCGTCTTGTCGTGCATGCGGTAGTTGATCCACAGCGGATGACGCAGACCGACCGGGTGATATTCCCTGATCTCGACGCCCGAGCGAATCAGCAGGGCCTCGACTTCCAGGGGCACGTCGTTGTGTTCGGCGTCGACGACCAACCGCACTCGCACGCCGCGCCGGGCGGCCGCTTCGAGCCGCGAGAGGAACATCGCCCCGATCCGGTCGTTGCCGATCCAATAATACGACGTCTCGATC from Pirellulales bacterium harbors:
- a CDS encoding phospholipase D family protein, with translation MPRWSLGAWSFGALAIVVSLARSAPADAFRLLASDHEAAQARVDLIDQATVSIETSYYWIGNDRIGAMFLSRLEAAARRGVRVRLVVDAEHNDVPLEVEALLIRSGVEIREYHPVGLRHPLWINYRMHDKTLVVDGKHLIVGSRNIREPHFGLAEINFVDRDAYLRGPTARQVQRYFECLWTCAEVAPPDLGRQPHRRRERSSLDLTKVGVRQVTGPLSPQEAARLWLEAASDVAVGCQPILGETETDWSAAGTRQTECLRFVFDPCGRKGHPRGISRQLIDLIDGARSSILFETPYFLMSSRLKRALAGAIARGVQVRVLTNSLETTDHRTLTAGFTNQKQCFLLPRGVDVWELAGDDRHLHAKSAVFDGSIAFVGSYNFDPRAEYLNTETGVIINAPEIAAWVESSIRDHMRGSYHIGSDGRDRAEGRRFPGASAGQILNMEPLRFVAPLVRRCL